A single Desulfonauticus submarinus DNA region contains:
- a CDS encoding cobalt-precorrin-4/precorrin-4 C(11)-methyltransferase, whose product MERVVYFIGAGPGDPELITVKAKKLIDKANVIVYAGSLVPKSIFASSQATEVIDSSKICLEDIVDILEHHYNQNKIVVRLHTGDPSLYGAIWEQLTLLEQRGVKCEIIPGVTSAFALAARVKKPFTYPYGNQTLIFTRLSGKTPVPSAQNLKHLAKTKSSLAIYLSATKGPLIQKVLLNAGYPKKTTVVIGYAVSWPQEEIIVTSLDKLHEICNNINYTKHLLYLVLPDQGKNRSLLYQQAPSKI is encoded by the coding sequence GGAAAGAGTAGTTTATTTTATTGGAGCTGGACCTGGAGATCCAGAGCTTATTACAGTAAAAGCAAAAAAATTGATAGATAAGGCGAATGTTATAGTTTATGCTGGCTCGTTAGTGCCTAAAAGTATTTTTGCTTCTTCTCAAGCAACAGAAGTGATTGATAGTTCTAAGATATGTTTAGAGGATATTGTAGATATATTAGAACATCATTATAACCAAAATAAAATAGTTGTGCGTTTACATACAGGAGATCCTTCTTTGTATGGAGCTATTTGGGAGCAATTGACCCTTTTAGAGCAAAGGGGAGTTAAATGTGAGATTATTCCTGGAGTCACTTCTGCATTTGCCTTGGCTGCTAGGGTCAAAAAACCCTTTACCTATCCCTATGGAAATCAAACTTTAATTTTTACTCGTCTATCTGGAAAAACTCCTGTACCTAGTGCCCAAAATTTAAAACATTTAGCTAAAACAAAAAGTAGCTTAGCTATTTATTTGTCTGCTACAAAAGGCCCTTTGATTCAAAAAGTCTTACTTAATGCTGGTTATCCAAAAAAAACAACAGTGGTTATAGGTTATGCGGTTAGTTGGCCTCAAGAAGAAATCATTGTAACATCTTTAGATAAACTTCACGAGATATGTAATAATATAAACTATACAAAGCATCTTTTATATCTTGTTTTGCCAGATCAA